The following proteins come from a genomic window of Paenibacillus spongiae:
- a CDS encoding anti-sigma factor, whose amino-acid sequence MPNKNAETICDLCLDVISGVCTEEQRLAFERHLPGCEACQAEMEELRIVWEALPADMERIEPPEDLKKQVMDAALAAELALPDESAAVRRRAAVRKRMFNSAAVVVLFLFIAGTSWNIWLYGERAGSPATVEEALNVSAAQIKEVLPLKAQPGAKEGAYGVACVVDNGQTRQFVVYVFGAAATTGDEAYQVWLIKDGKRTSAGTFRVGDADRGIGVLAMPIGSDRLAFDSIGITLEPDDRGDQPRGEKKFGTA is encoded by the coding sequence ATGCCGAATAAGAATGCGGAAACCATATGCGATCTATGCCTGGATGTGATTTCGGGCGTATGCACGGAAGAGCAGCGGCTTGCTTTCGAGCGTCACCTCCCGGGCTGCGAAGCCTGCCAAGCCGAGATGGAGGAGCTGCGCATCGTATGGGAGGCGCTTCCCGCAGACATGGAACGGATCGAACCGCCGGAAGACCTGAAGAAGCAAGTGATGGACGCCGCTCTGGCTGCGGAATTAGCCTTGCCGGACGAGTCGGCTGCAGTCCGCAGGCGAGCAGCGGTTAGGAAGAGAATGTTCAACTCCGCAGCGGTTGTAGTGCTGTTCTTGTTTATAGCGGGCACATCGTGGAATATATGGTTGTATGGGGAAAGAGCCGGTTCTCCGGCTACGGTTGAAGAAGCGCTGAACGTGTCCGCGGCACAAATCAAGGAAGTGCTGCCGCTCAAGGCGCAGCCGGGGGCAAAAGAGGGAGCCTACGGAGTGGCCTGCGTCGTCGATAACGGCCAGACCAGGCAGTTCGTTGTCTATGTGTTCGGAGCTGCTGCCACGACCGGCGATGAAGCCTATCAAGTCTGGCTGATCAAGGATGGCAAGCGCACGAGCGCGGGCACATTCCGCGTCGGAGATGCCGACCGGGGGATCGGCGTGCTCGCGATGCCGATCGGTTCGGACCGGCTGGCATTCGATTCGATCGGGATTACTTTGGAGCCCGACGATCGTGGCGATCAGCCGCGCGGGGAAAAGAAGTTCGGTACTGCATGA
- a CDS encoding RNA polymerase sigma factor — MQNLSDLELMLLVKRKRQDALSVLYDRYAALVYSFAMKALKDESAAREIVQSVFVRLWTTEAGYDPEKGRFTSWLITITRNMTADWLRKQRRLSEGLVPFVPEELERIPDAHAVSPETRAERESVKEQIRGAYRYLSKQQIELLEHFYWQGYSLSELAAVYEEPLGTVKNRLHQALKILRRHLAVEGEGW, encoded by the coding sequence ATGCAGAATCTTTCCGATCTCGAACTGATGCTGCTCGTGAAGCGGAAGCGGCAAGATGCGCTGTCCGTCCTGTACGACCGCTATGCGGCATTGGTCTACTCGTTTGCCATGAAAGCGTTGAAGGACGAGTCGGCCGCCCGGGAGATCGTTCAATCCGTATTCGTCCGGCTATGGACGACGGAAGCGGGGTACGACCCGGAGAAGGGACGGTTTACGAGCTGGTTGATTACGATAACCCGGAACATGACGGCAGACTGGCTCCGCAAGCAGCGCCGGCTTTCTGAAGGGCTCGTGCCATTCGTTCCCGAAGAGCTGGAGCGAATACCGGACGCCCATGCCGTATCTCCGGAAACGAGAGCGGAGCGCGAATCGGTGAAGGAACAAATTCGCGGCGCCTACCGCTATCTATCGAAGCAGCAAATCGAGCTGCTGGAGCATTTCTATTGGCAGGGATACAGCCTGAGCGAGCTGGCGGCCGTCTATGAAGAGCCGCTCGGCACGGTGAAGAACAGGTTACATCAAGCTTTGAAAATATTGCGCAGACATCTGGCGGTGGAAGGGGAGGGTTGGTAA
- a CDS encoding cupredoxin domain-containing protein, producing the protein MKLRAIAYWAAVLGVLFLITACGNGNAGSPAAGNDHQAAGHEQTSEAPPSDPANQEQSTSGEETKESASAENDHADSADKGENADAQHPVSSGHQGEANSAAGGKNNNNSAKPQDGEAATKDNGAVKSDSKPGASGQTGGSEGDSGSKNVSESSATTSSKAGSSGDKGTAPAPSKTGGAGKKDTVPAPAPSKTESAGNKSTAPKPAEPNNSVSKSGTASEKADDRKAAKTHVVEIVDFAFSPAKLEIEAGDSVTFVNKDAVSHTATADDDSFDTDLFGKGEEKTILFEQKGEFGYYCTPHPGMRGTITVKAK; encoded by the coding sequence GTGAAGCTTCGAGCCATTGCGTATTGGGCCGCGGTTCTGGGCGTGCTGTTCCTGATTACCGCCTGCGGTAATGGGAATGCCGGTTCACCCGCTGCGGGTAACGACCATCAAGCGGCAGGTCATGAACAAACTTCCGAAGCGCCGCCTTCCGACCCGGCAAACCAGGAGCAGAGCACAAGCGGCGAGGAGACCAAGGAATCGGCATCGGCAGAGAACGATCATGCGGATTCTGCTGATAAAGGGGAGAACGCGGATGCACAGCATCCGGTTTCCTCAGGCCATCAGGGAGAGGCGAATAGCGCCGCGGGCGGTAAGAACAACAACAATTCTGCCAAGCCGCAGGATGGCGAAGCGGCCACGAAAGACAACGGCGCCGTAAAATCGGATTCGAAGCCGGGTGCTTCGGGACAAACAGGCGGAAGCGAGGGCGATAGCGGGTCCAAGAACGTCTCCGAATCGTCCGCTACTACATCTAGCAAGGCAGGCAGCTCCGGTGATAAGGGGACTGCTCCCGCACCAAGCAAAACAGGAGGCGCCGGCAAGAAAGATACGGTTCCCGCGCCCGCGCCGAGCAAAACCGAAAGCGCTGGTAATAAAAGCACTGCGCCGAAGCCCGCTGAGCCGAACAACTCCGTCAGCAAATCCGGTACCGCATCCGAGAAGGCAGACGACCGGAAGGCTGCGAAGACGCATGTCGTCGAAATCGTGGATTTCGCCTTTTCGCCGGCGAAGCTGGAGATTGAGGCCGGCGACAGCGTCACGTTCGTGAACAAAGATGCCGTCAGTCATACGGCGACCGCAGACGACGATTCATTCGATACGGACTTATTCGGGAAGGGCGAAGAGAAGACGATTCTTTTCGAACAAAAGGGCGAGTTTGGCTATTATTGTACTCCGCATCCCGGGATGAGAGGGACGATAACGGTCAAAGCGAAGTAA
- a CDS encoding plastocyanin/azurin family copper-binding protein, protein MRRFTSLLVGIVLCASLLMPAAGVFAEEQASGQPVQSDAQTAEELGLMIGEGDGVTAAYLEKKSTRMNAALLSLRLQGKLEEAIAYEGTANFADAKLVGKSNQAVLAYLKKNPQYGWSGTGSNRFDPLSDISAQQFYKVLLEAAGYKSGTDFTFADTEKYAAGKGLGQVAGVSVLTNAHIATAMIEALSVETAHGHTLFAMLQQSGVIPGSAEMPQGERIGLRTDAKLGTYFTDGKGRTLYFFTKDAQDVNACQGECVKNWPLFASEQLQIPAQLNAADFTILTRTDGTKQWMYKGWPLYYFVKDKAAGDVLGEAVNGVWFVAKSDYSVMLGTNGTLGNYLTDDQGRTLYYFDKDTPQNSACKGECIANWPVYAQSGGSVPSTMKKDDFGRITREDGSVQATYKGYPLYYFVKDKAHGDVTGQNVNKVWFVIDPAKFTGTTAAQAVKTYRIDIKEFSFGTEPLTVEAGSEIIFTNYDDMKHNAVAADGAFATPLLAKGESFTIKIDKAGTYDYYCEPHKSFMTGQIIVK, encoded by the coding sequence ATGAGAAGGTTTACGAGTTTATTGGTGGGAATTGTATTATGCGCTTCACTGCTGATGCCGGCGGCCGGTGTGTTCGCGGAGGAGCAAGCGAGCGGGCAGCCCGTGCAATCGGATGCACAGACGGCGGAGGAGCTGGGCCTCATGATTGGCGAAGGCGATGGCGTTACGGCGGCATACTTGGAGAAGAAATCGACCCGGATGAATGCCGCGCTCCTATCGCTACGTCTTCAAGGCAAACTGGAGGAAGCGATCGCTTACGAAGGAACGGCCAATTTCGCCGACGCGAAGCTCGTGGGCAAGAGCAATCAGGCCGTTCTGGCTTATTTGAAAAAAAATCCGCAATACGGATGGTCCGGAACGGGGAGCAACCGCTTCGATCCGCTGTCGGACATTAGCGCCCAGCAGTTCTACAAGGTGCTGCTTGAAGCGGCCGGCTATAAGTCAGGTACGGACTTTACTTTTGCAGATACGGAGAAATACGCTGCCGGCAAAGGTCTCGGTCAAGTCGCCGGCGTTTCCGTTCTGACGAATGCCCACATCGCAACAGCGATGATCGAGGCGCTGTCGGTAGAAACCGCTCACGGTCACACGTTATTCGCGATGCTGCAGCAAAGCGGCGTCATCCCAGGCTCGGCGGAGATGCCTCAGGGCGAACGGATCGGCCTTCGTACGGACGCCAAGCTGGGCACTTATTTTACCGATGGCAAAGGCCGTACGCTCTATTTCTTCACGAAGGATGCGCAGGACGTTAACGCTTGTCAAGGGGAGTGCGTCAAGAACTGGCCGCTGTTTGCCTCGGAGCAGCTGCAAATTCCGGCACAGTTGAATGCGGCCGATTTTACCATACTGACCCGTACGGACGGAACGAAGCAGTGGATGTATAAAGGATGGCCGCTCTATTATTTCGTCAAAGACAAGGCGGCCGGAGATGTGCTCGGCGAAGCGGTTAACGGCGTGTGGTTCGTTGCCAAATCCGATTATTCCGTCATGCTCGGGACGAACGGCACGCTCGGGAATTACTTGACGGACGACCAAGGAAGGACGTTATACTATTTCGATAAAGATACGCCGCAGAATAGCGCATGCAAAGGCGAATGCATCGCGAACTGGCCGGTCTACGCTCAATCTGGCGGCAGCGTCCCGTCGACGATGAAAAAGGACGATTTCGGCCGCATCACCCGTGAAGACGGCAGTGTCCAGGCGACGTATAAAGGCTATCCGCTCTATTATTTTGTCAAGGACAAAGCGCACGGCGATGTAACGGGTCAGAATGTCAATAAAGTCTGGTTCGTCATCGACCCGGCTAAGTTCACGGGCACAACAGCTGCGCAAGCGGTCAAAACTTATCGGATCGATATCAAGGAATTTTCGTTCGGTACAGAACCGTTGACCGTCGAGGCCGGTTCCGAGATCATCTTCACGAACTATGACGATATGAAGCACAATGCGGTCGCAGCGGATGGAGCTTTCGCCACCCCTCTGCTAGCCAAGGGAGAGTCCTTCACCATCAAGATCGATAAGGCAGGCACCTATGATTATTACTGCGAGCCTCACAAAAGCTTCATGACCGGCCAAATTATCGTGAAGTGA